The genome window CCAAATTGTGTCCTCTCAAAATGTCCACGAATGTAAATAGACCATGTGAATGTAAACCCTGAATACTTATGTAAAAACTGTACATTCACACAGTTAATCAATGGTGAACGTCCTGAGAAGACACACGTTGGCATGCAAGAAATTAAACAACTGCTGGactttcacatgtgaaataagATATAAGCTTCTTATTGTTGTGGATATTGTTATTTTAGTCTACTCTGTACGTAACATCTATCATGGGGTCTTTTATGAGTCAAGCGATAGTGCATACTGCATAAAAATGACTTATTTCATAACAAAACAGAGCAAGTATTAGCAAACTGGGTCACTCAGACCACACCTGAACATGTCTGGCCTGTTTATGAGTATTCCTTTGCCAAATCTAACCACAGCAGCATCATGTGAAGTCAAAAGTGACTCATCGTCTTGCAGGAATGTTTTTGTGAAGTCTAAAATCCCAGAAATCTTAATTAAGTTCTGAATGGCGTGATTCAAGTTAGCACCTGTCCGGCTGGTTGTCTTCCCTTCTGTTCAGTCAAACAGTAAGTTGATGTTTCCTCGCAGCTTAGAAACCACCTACACATTTCAGAATTGTTtataaaaaaactttattgtcatGAACAGTattacagttacagtaaatGGCATTTATACCATAACTAGAGACAGTAGCCATCCTCAAACAGGTGGAAAGTTCACTCAGACTGACCGTTTTAAGAAAATCTGAAATGCAGCATAGGTAGATTGAGGGAGAAGTACGCAATTGACAACCCTGAATAAtgcaacactgacatcacttcAGTAATTCAAAGCTAGTCATGATTCaagtacaaaataaacacactcacacacacgcaaaccAACACAAGTCAATGAAACATTCAACAAGCGGGCTCAACCAGCACTGGACAGTTACTTCCCATAAAAGAAGTGGATGCATCTCAGGAAGCGCCTCGTTTGACACTGACCGCTGAACAAAgacatgtttttaacagtttattaCAATGTTtgtaacaacaataaaaaaaaaaaaacctgcaacaAGTTTTTTCATGAATTCAAAGTGTAAACTGTCCGCCATGCATTAACACCCACAACAGCTCGTGTATGGTGTGATAAATAAACCGGAGTTCTCTCCTTTCTGCGAGTCCAGAATCACCTTGAGGACTGCTGGTTAGCTTTTCCTCCACTGTACTCAGGTCAGCATGAACTAACCAGTGACCCCCCCAGACTCATTCCTATGTTCCCCAGACTTAGATGGCACATAATGGGAATATGACAAAGGGATCTATGCTCCCCAGTTCTACCACATGTGCTTTCTGCGGGTCCTGTGTGCCCAGGGTTCGGgtaatgtgtgtttaataacATAGAATATTGAACTAGGGAACATAGGAACCCAGTGACCACCACAAACATGTGGCTAAACACTACATAGACTACTTagcataatgtgtgtgtggaagttgTACTACAGAGTCTAGCAACAGAACGAATCAATGCCAACGACTACAATATCACCTGCAAGCACGGTCAAAGCTGCACGAACGTGTGACCTCATCCTACATGGTTTGGAATACAACCCTGCCAGTGGAAAATGGTGTATAAACAGTATgcatcatatttactgtacaaataaCCATTATGTTGTTGTCGACACgaaaacaacagtgttttcttGAAGGCAACGATCGGGGAAATTATTCTGTTTAGCGCACAAGTGCTGGAAAATATTTGATGCCCAGTCCATCACTGGCAGTCTAGCAGTGTCTCAAGCTACTCAAGAGTAGGGCTGCAACAATTTGTTATCGGCTAATCTGCGATGTTTTCATTATCATGATCGATCATCTGTTTAGATTTAagaatgtttgaaaatgatgaagcccaaataatgaataattgccttttttctgaccaacagtcaaagaatatccaaagatattcaataaACATtggaatgaaaagagagaagcGACAAATCCTCACTTTTGGGAGCTAAAACtagcaaatgtttggcattcGCGCTTCATGAACGCCAAATTATTCACCAATCGGCCGATCGAAATTCAAGACTACTCAAGAGTCAAAgaactgcctctctctctctctctctctcagcgaCGAGTGTTTTAAGGACTTCACCCCTGAAAGACTGTTTATCCTAAAACCCGTGACGATGGCTGGGATGTTCAAGTGTCTGTCAGTAACGGAAGGCAACGTGGCTTTAGGTCCCGAGGTCCagttttctgtggaaaaacaaacccTACACTACAAACACATCTGCTCTAGTGACGAGTTTTAAGCAACTTGGAATGAACAAATGTCATTAAATGCGACAAAACCAGGTCAGTCGTACTATAAATAACGGTGGAAAGTGTGGCATTGTTATAACTTGGACCTATAACTTTGGTACACTTAATGAAACATGTATATGCAGATTATTAACCCACTGCGAGTActggaaaagaggaaatgacagAAGGTAACCTTAAGAGGAAAGGTAATGCCAATTGGACACTTTGTAATGCTCAACTGGCTCTGATGTTTCCAAACAACCCTCTGTTATGTTTGTTCAAGTCCAACAATTCCCTTGTCAAATGCGTCAGTCATGTACATACATACCCTTCTATTCACTCAGATATGACAAGCTAGCAATGTTTTCCGCGTGATCTGCTCCAGCTCGGCGCGTGGCCGCCGCGTCAGCCGCCCCTCGGCCGTCAAACGAATCGAGAAACAGCTCCGTGGTCGAGCTCATTTCTCGATCAGGCCTCCGTCTTTTAATTTGAAGTAGAAGAACTTCTCCAAGGTGTTGGCACACTTGCAGTACTCGCTGTCTGGAGGGTTGTACTCGCGACAGTTGGTGATGATTCGCTGCAGGTCGGCAATGAAGAGCTTCTTGGTCACGTAGTATCTGTTCTTCAGTCGCTCTGTCATGGTCTTCAGGTCTGTGGGGACAAAAAGGGAGACGAGAGCGACGCTCGATGTGAATTCATAGTTTAATCgtggagaaaaaaagctgctgtgcAATCAAAGGGCCGCACACTCACCGATGGGAAAGCGGATGATCTCGTAATAATCTGGAGCCTCTGATTTTTTCACTGGCTCCATGAAGGGCCAGGCATCAGGATGAGTCTGTTCAGATAAAGTCCTGGTTAGTCTCTGTTCTTGTCACtcctgttatgtgtgtgtgtgtgtgtgtgttcctggctGGTGTCTACAGGTGAGTCTCACCTTTATCTGGGCCAGGAGGTTCTTCAACATGTTGTATAACACATCAGGATCCTTCACCTCTTTCCTGCAAAACAGGTAAACGAACGTCAAAGCAGTTAAACATCAGGTAGTGTGACATTAATGAAACGTGTTTTTGGAGGCAAAGCTTTCATTGGTGGATCTGTTTTTTAACTGACACTGATCAGGTAATCAGACATGTAATCTTATGTCATGATAACAAGCTCACGGGGCAATAATTATGGAAATTtaattaagaaatggtttaaaataacgTGGCAAGCAGCTGGATTGTTTCATCGCACTACTGCACTGAATATACAGCAGAGACTCTAAAGGTGCTTTCTCAGATGAACTACAGACCATTTTTTCCATTATATAAatactacatttatttttatgtatccacaatgtcaacaaaagagtggaaagcaatGCAGAGGCAGGCAGAACAGAGTATGAAGCAGCTACACTCTGTGAAATGTCATGAACAGATCCGCCTGCtcgctgtgcagcagagcagcgtgCAGACACTGTGgatgacagtgtgtaaatacgGCTTAAGAGATAGCTCCCATGGTGGAAACACCGCACCGCACCACCCTACCCTCCTTCAAAGAGTCTGCATGATTCAAGTGAGCAAACTGTGGACTAGCACACAGATCACCTGATCATTACGTCGGCAAGAACACAAGCATCTCGACACTGTGACCCTGgtttaaagaataaaaataaaagtttaccCTTTGTCCTTGTTACTGGGTTTCCAGCCTGTCTCTCCTGGAAGAAAAAGACTTGTGAGTATTTGAtgacactgatgtttttaataCTTTGCCATTccacacaaaccaaacactcaCTTATGCCTGGAATGCTCTCCACTGGGATCTGCCGCACGCCCTCTTTGAAGCAGGTGAGACCTGGGTAGACCTTCCTGATCTGGCTCTGCTTcctctcaatcagcttcttaaTAATCTGTTATGCCATTCAAGAAATTTGTGGCATTAAAAGCACGGAGATCGACAGCAGAAAACACGTTTTTGCTTTCGGGAGAAGGCGACCTCGCAGCCTCACATacctccttctgtcttttaaTGATGTGAGAGAGCTCGGTGTAGGGGATTCTCGGGTTCAGCTCGCACTCCATGAGCGTCGCTCCCTCGTAGTCTTTGATGTATCCCAGGTATCGACTCTTCGGCACTTTGATGTCTTTGGAAAAGCCCTGCGAGGAAAGAGCAAATTACTGAGCGGACGGcgtggagggagaggacagcGGCAGAGCTAATGCCCAGGTCACGCCTGCAGTACCTGCTTCTTGAAGTAGCCGATGGCGTACTCGTCGGCGTAAGTGAGGAAATAGAGGatgttgtgtttgatgtgaTACTCCTTCAGGTGGTTCATCAGGTGGGTACCGTAGCCCTTATGATAAAAAGACCAGAGAAAAGACAATGTCATGAAAAGGTGAGGTAGATGAAAACTTGTCCACCAGCGGCCATATTCACAGACTCACTCTAACAATTCATTTCATACATGACAAAATATCCAGGATCTGAATCTGATATTATTTTGAGTTAACCAACACAGCTGTCTGGTGTTCCAGTGATGGCCATGAAACCAGATTTATGTGTTTAATTCAATGGTTCTGTAATGATCAACAAATGTTAGCCGGAATggtaatttttgcatttcactttcttttctgtcGAGTTCTTTTCCATATGCAGAATATGATTTGCAGGCTGGAGCATCTCTGTCGCACAAGGCTTTGTTTATAACATTTAACATCTTACcttaatgaaaacattatttctattattattgtatGCAGCCATATTGCGGTTTCAATAGTATCTTGGAACTGTTCAGCCTGACTCAGCACCCTTACAATATGTTGCTTTCCAAAACACGAGCACAACAGGGCgaatcacctgcagcagctgactgatTGTGATCAGGTCTTAGTGACAGACGAGTCCTCTGAGCTGTCTCTAACTTCTCTCAGATTTAGGAGCTACTTCCAGCTCTAAAATGTTGTGAACTTAACTTACACTGCGTCCACACAGGTGGCATAGCGTGAGCAGCACCCAAACAAAACCACTGTACTCatgtgtgtaaaacagaaagaaggaaaagaaataaacaaacaaaaatacacttGAAGCCTAAAAATACACTTTGGGTGGCGTTTGCATGCATTTAGTGTGAGTGAAACAGGCGTTGTTATGCAGTCTGTGTAGGCAGCTGGATTTATTAGTACAACATGATTTCTGTCAGATGCGTGTGAGGTGTACAGCTGAAAAACTCAGCTGCACCACTTCCTGTGAAGCAGCGCTGTTGCACCAGAACATCAGAGACTTAAAGGTAGGACAGGCACGCCCCATATTTCTAGCTTCTCCGGGCTCGTCCTGCTACGTTAGCGTGTTTGGTAAACATGGCCTCGGGTCTCAGAGGGAGCAAAGAGGTGCTAACGAAGCTACTTCACATGAAAAAGTAAAAGGTTATTACGTACCTTAACTTGCTCATTGGATGTGACGGCACAGAAGACGATCTCCGTGAAGCCCTGAGTGGGAAACATCCTAAAACAGATGCCACCGATGACGCGGCCATCTTTGATAAGGGCGAGGGTCTTGTGCTTCCTGTGAAAGTTGGAGACATCAGAACAGCGCGCAGGCATCCGATCACATGTGCTACGAGAACATCTACTCACGGGTCAAACACCAGTCGTGTGATGTACTCTTTGGGCATGCGAGGTAATTGGTGAGAGAAGACGTTCTGCAGGCCAACCAGCCACATCAGGATCTTCTTGTTGGACTTCTGGGAAAGCGAGTTTCCAATGACGTGGAACTCTATGATCCCCCGcctctcctccagcctggcAGTTTCATCACGGGCAGCGTTAGGCGTCAGCAGATTAGTCTGGCGATATACACATAAAAACTGTGAGTACTTAATTCGGAACAACTTCTCCCTTAACGAATCGCCTGAGATCGAACGACTCACCTCTGGTCCGAGCATAGCGGCAGGGTCGGTGATCGTCATCATGACTTCGTTGACCAGCTCCATTGGAATATCTCCCATCACGCGGATCCGCTTGGCGTCCTCCAGCGTCAACGCCTCCGGAAGTTTCCGTTTCTCTCCTGAACAGACAGTGACATTACTCAGATCGCAGCAGCGGGAGGAGACAGCTAACACTGATCCTGGGGTTTTGTTGGCCACTGCGCTGTAGCTAGTGAGGGCCTGGTAGAAAGGTGAACAGACCTGTGATGGGCTCTGCACCTCCAGCGTCCAAGCTGCCCAGAGAGGAGATGCTGCTCAGACCTTTGGGCAGAGCGGAGGAGCCAGAAACTGCAGCAGGACTGATCACTACAATGGAGACACACCAAGATAATTAACTGTAAACCCTACAACAAGAACTGCCAACTCAGCAAAAGCCAACTCTGATTATTTCTGATgtatttcattcatcattttcacGTGCAAATAACGTACTGTATATGGCCGAAGGTATTGTATATAACTTAcgtgatttatttgttttagttGTTCTTAATCTGTTTCTTTGCATGCTGTAATATGTGAGTTTCTCCACAGGGGATCAATTAAGTCTTACCTTTTTACTCCAAAACTGACTCATTTCTtaatgggaggaggagagactactcagctgtgttttaaagTCCCGTTTTAACATGTTTACAGTCCCACGGTCAAGTGACGCACACTATGTTTTTAGAACTTATTATTTCTTGCAGATATTACCAATAAAGTCCAAAAGATGTGATTTAATATAAACTTTCTGGTCCCACCTGACTAAAAACATCATAGCTAAACAACCAGAATGCCATACCCCCCCCTCACCTGTCTGATGTCCCAGCTGTGTGCCGTCTGAGGCCGGCATGGTGAAGTCAGCCTCCCAGATGGGCGAATTCTCCCCGTAGATTTCCTCCTCAAGCATGGACAAGAACCTGACGACATTCAGCgtaaaatgtcatttcaaaagGTGAACATGAGCAGGAGCTGACCCCCACaggggcagcaaaacaaagctaatGTACCACGGCTATAAGAGGGAAGCTACTGTAACGaatacacatttttcacacGACTGCAAGTAA of Chelmon rostratus isolate fCheRos1 chromosome 17, fCheRos1.pri, whole genome shotgun sequence contains these proteins:
- the kat2a gene encoding histone acetyltransferase KAT2A, encoding MSDPAAQALQPRLLQAQSAGSAGSSTVATGSGSGNSDPARPGLSQQQRASQKKAQVRAFPRAKKLEKLGVFSACKAVDTCKCNGWKNPNPPSATRMDLQQQAASLSEPCRSCGHALADHVSHLENVSEDEINRLLGMVVDVENLFMSVHKEEDTDTKQVYFYLFKLLRKCILQMSQPVVEGSLGSPPFEKPNIEQGVLNFVQYKFSHLAPKERQTMFELSKMFLLCLNYWKLETPTQYRQRTQKDDGTAYKVDYTRWLCYCHVPQSNDSLPRYETTHVFGRSLLKSIFTVTRRQLLEKFRVEKDKLLPEKRTLILTHFPKFLSMLEEEIYGENSPIWEADFTMPASDGTQLGHQTVISPAAVSGSSALPKGLSSISSLGSLDAGGAEPITGEKRKLPEALTLEDAKRIRVMGDIPMELVNEVMMTITDPAAMLGPETNLLTPNAARDETARLEERRGIIEFHVIGNSLSQKSNKKILMWLVGLQNVFSHQLPRMPKEYITRLVFDPKHKTLALIKDGRVIGGICFRMFPTQGFTEIVFCAVTSNEQVKGYGTHLMNHLKEYHIKHNILYFLTYADEYAIGYFKKQGFSKDIKVPKSRYLGYIKDYEGATLMECELNPRIPYTELSHIIKRQKEIIKKLIERKQSQIRKVYPGLTCFKEGVRQIPVESIPGIRETGWKPSNKDKGKEVKDPDVLYNMLKNLLAQIKTHPDAWPFMEPVKKSEAPDYYEIIRFPIDLKTMTERLKNRYYVTKKLFIADLQRIITNCREYNPPDSEYCKCANTLEKFFYFKLKDGGLIEK